A stretch of the Medicago truncatula cultivar Jemalong A17 chromosome 5, MtrunA17r5.0-ANR, whole genome shotgun sequence genome encodes the following:
- the LOC11437101 gene encoding uncharacterized protein, producing the protein MRNLRLQRTFTKENDTIGQIKPKGRCKNHPKHNQSPGVCSLCLNEKLIQLSSFGSHRRTRTFVANINDGSNSSSYVSSLSSSCYSSSSVSSCASPLHCFCFNSEGKRSTSLSIFLLSGQHEIIKSKSFSRRKDVMHGNKRSCGFWFKFFGDKRKKVEGT; encoded by the coding sequence ATGAGAAACCTACGATTACAAAGAACTTTCACAAAAGAAAATGACACAATTGGTCAAATAAAACCAAAGGGTCGTTGCAAAAACCACCCAAAACACAACCAATCACCTGGTGTTTGTTCTCTTTGCTTGAATGAAAAGCTTATTCaactttcttcttttggttCACATAGAAGAACAAGAACCTTTGTTGCTAATATTAATGATGGTTCTAATTCAAGTTCTTATGTTTCTTCATTGTCTTCATCTTGTTACTCTTCATCTTCCGTTTCTTCTTGTGCTTCTCCTttgcattgtttttgttttaatagcGAGGGAAAAAGAAGCACCTCTTTATCTATCTTTTTGCTTAGTGGTCAACATGAAATCATAAAGAGCAAGTCGTTTTCAAGAAGAAAAGATGTTATGCATGGAAATAAAAGATCATGTGGATTTTGGTTCAAGTTTTTTGgtgataaaagaaagaaagttgaAGGAACctaa